The Manduca sexta isolate Smith_Timp_Sample1 chromosome 17, JHU_Msex_v1.0, whole genome shotgun sequence genome includes a window with the following:
- the LOC115454377 gene encoding polymerase delta-interacting protein 3 isoform X2 → MASLIDMSLEDIIKNKKMNIKMRKTTNTKKQSNPSSQHTVSDARNKIISKTRTQITDAREKLAQFGKHKDARLKLEQLRLQKTNKTPMVGRNVTQNQGKFVRQKLNRERDTMSKPKPLTRTVENDIDIIDESMEEEYIPPKPSLMNRKASLQLKIIAHNNDLRDRRNSLHGYRTAVIEKEKSPPRPPSILKKRPMAALRSEKKDQVMEKSPIEFRIIVSNLRNTVTASDIQELFGDVGGMVESRLVRPGTAEVIYKSQEDAQRAVDLYHNRHLDGQPMNCLLVSPRSSTTPRTSSKPALYSTNSNVEPDISTFHKVLFSNL, encoded by the exons ATGGCTTCTCTAATTGATATGAGTTTAGAAGACatcatcaaaaacaaaaaaatgaatataaa AAtgagaaaaacaacaaatacaaaGAAGCAGTCTAATCCATCATCTCAACACACTGTATCTGAcgcaagaaataaaattatatccaaaACGAGGACGCAAATTACAGACGCTAGGGAAAAATTAGCCCAATTCGGTAAACACAAAGACGCTCGACTCAAATTGGAGCAATTGAGACTCCAAAAA ACAAACAAAACTCCAATGGTTGGTAGAAACGTTACTCAGAACCAGGGCAAGTTTGTAAGGCAAAAACTCAATAGAGAAAGAG ATACCATGTCAAAACCTAAACCACTTACAAGAACTGTTGAAAATGACATTGATATAATAGATGAGTCTATGGAAGAAGAGTACATTCCGCCAAAACCCAGTTTGATGAATCGCAAGGCAAGCctacaacttaaaataataGCCCATAATAATGATTTGCGAGACAGGAGGAACTCTTTACATGG GTATAGAACTGCTGTAATAGAAAAGGAGAAAAGTCCACCAAGGCCACCATCTATTCTTAAAAAACGACCAATGGCAGCATTACGGAGTGAAAAGAAAGATCAAGTCATGGAAAAGTCACCTATTGAATTTCGTATTATTGTAAGCAATTTGAGGAATACGGTCACAGCTAGTGACATCCAG gaACTATTTGGAGACGTTGGAGGAATGGTAGAATCACGTTTGGTTAGACCGGGTACAGCTGAAGTCATTTACAAGAGTCAAGAGGATGCACAAAGAGCGGTTGATTTGTATCACAATCGGCATCTAGATGGACAACCTATGAACTGCCTTCTTGTATCTCCACGATCATCAACAACACCCAG GACAAGTAGCAAGCCAGCACTTTACAGCACCAACTCTAATGTTGAGCCTGATATATCGACTTTCCACAAAGTACTATTCAGCAATTTATGA
- the LOC115453715 gene encoding LOW QUALITY PROTEIN: nuclear cap-binding protein subunit 3 (The sequence of the model RefSeq protein was modified relative to this genomic sequence to represent the inferred CDS: substituted 1 base at 1 genomic stop codon) has protein sequence MDREDGEMSDDNTMVVDEDVKDTVLETEPSTLVIIXDRKNGLVIKKLEKVDAIKLEERARRFGLNLTGNRVITQKQIDDLYENFGIEIGNERHFRFDSIHLSGIDGLTTKEIFQYLEDYKPLSLEWIDNTSCNVVCQDHISAALALLAHSREINDQHLKETLVEKSNYHWREGVPHPRKDLIFMRFATNGDKKIVKKKNENKSYVEYYDREFDSASKNPWGDLCKSWGVYDHQEVFGTKYVKHDYEDEIEQPEKIIPIKNKRIAMRLGKRPHSVNYNYTDDDSNSDSEWISKSKTPRMRMHADDEEKKQKQKYVSNLPKEEYTDKFAPLSIEVINNQSHYSHRETTKLSDKFKYHNKPEKSQNIQSRLGERILPDEDASSSDDSSPKNLYYSNIMSKVQKVRSKNNEDNSIWSRLEDAPSSTAGAGSDLRQIIKSRKQKKPDDLRERLSKSKQSNLRIEIDNN, from the exons ATGGACAGAGAAGACGGGGAAATGAGCGATGATAATACCATGGTTGTAGATGAAGATGTGAAAGATACTGTTTTAGAAACTGAACCTTCGACATtggtta TTATATAAGACAGAAAAAATGggttagtaataaaaaagttgGAGAAAGTTGATGCCATTAAATTAGAAGAAAGAGCTAGAAGGTTTGGATTAAACCTCACTGGCAACAGAGTAATTACCCAAAAACAAATTGATGACTTGTATGAAAATTTTGGTATAGAAATTGGAAATGAAAGACATTTCCGTTTTGATTCAATTCATTTAAGTGGTATTGATGGTCTTACTACGAAagaaatttttcaatatttagaaGATTATAAGCCTTTATCTCTAGAATGGATTGACAATACCTCCT GTAATGTGGTCTGTCAGGATCACATATCAGCTGCTTTGGCCTTGTTAGCACATTCTCGAGAAATTAATGATCAACATTTGAAAGAGACACTTGttgaaaaatctaattatcattggagaGAAGGTGTACCACATCCAAGGAAAGATTTGATATTTATGCGCTTTGCAACTAATGGtgacaaaaaaattgttaaaaagaaaaatgaaaataagagTTATGTTGAATATTATGACCGTGAATTTGATTCTGCTAGTAAGAACCCTTGGGGTGATCTATGTAAATCTTGGGGTGTTTATGATCATCAAGAGGTGTTTGGGACTAAATATGTAAAGCATGACTATGAAGATGAAATAGAACAACCAGAGAAAATAattccaattaaaaataaaaggataGCAATGAGGTTGGGCAAAAGACCTCACAGTGTGAATTATAATTACACTGATGATGACAGTAATTCAGATTCTGAATGGATATCAAAATCTAAGACGCCAAGAATGCGTATGCATGCTGATGATGAAGAgaaaaagcaaaaacaaaaatatgtttcaaatcTGCCTAAAGAAGAGTATACAGATAAATTTGCTCCTTTATCTATAGAAGTTATTAACAACCAGAGTCACTACTCACATAGAGAGACAACAAAATTAtcagataaatttaaatatcacaaTAAACCGGAGAAAAGCCAAAACATACAATCTCGATTAGGTGAAAGAATTTTACCCGATGAAGACGCTTCGTCTAGTGATGATTCATCGCCTAAAAACCTTTATTATAGCAATATTATGAGTAAAGTACAAAAGGTTCGTAGCAAAAATAATGAGGATAATAGCATTTGGTCTAGGTTAGAAGATGCACCGAGTAGTACTGCTGGAGCAGGAAGTGATTTGAGACAAATAATCAAATcaagaaaacaaaagaaacctGATGACCTTCGAGAAAGACTAAGTAAATCAAAACAGTCTAACTTGCGTATTGAAATTGACAATAATTAG
- the LOC115454377 gene encoding polymerase delta-interacting protein 3 isoform X1, with amino-acid sequence MASLIDMSLEDIIKNKKMNIKMRKTTNTKKQSNPSSQHTVSDARNKIISKTRTQITDAREKLAQFGKHKDARLKLEQLRLQKTNKTPMVGRNVTQNQGKFVRQKLNRERVFTDSSRQVVSHPISLMPRQLDPQRFLQYRSIGGQFMDTMSKPKPLTRTVENDIDIIDESMEEEYIPPKPSLMNRKASLQLKIIAHNNDLRDRRNSLHGYRTAVIEKEKSPPRPPSILKKRPMAALRSEKKDQVMEKSPIEFRIIVSNLRNTVTASDIQELFGDVGGMVESRLVRPGTAEVIYKSQEDAQRAVDLYHNRHLDGQPMNCLLVSPRSSTTPRTSSKPALYSTNSNVEPDISTFHKVLFSNL; translated from the exons ATGGCTTCTCTAATTGATATGAGTTTAGAAGACatcatcaaaaacaaaaaaatgaatataaa AAtgagaaaaacaacaaatacaaaGAAGCAGTCTAATCCATCATCTCAACACACTGTATCTGAcgcaagaaataaaattatatccaaaACGAGGACGCAAATTACAGACGCTAGGGAAAAATTAGCCCAATTCGGTAAACACAAAGACGCTCGACTCAAATTGGAGCAATTGAGACTCCAAAAA ACAAACAAAACTCCAATGGTTGGTAGAAACGTTACTCAGAACCAGGGCAAGTTTGTAAGGCAAAAACTCAATAGAGAAAGAG ttttcacaGATTCGTCAAGGCAGGTTGTTTCCCATCCTATTTCATTAATGCCAAGGCAACTGGACCCTCAAAGGTTTTTGCAGTACAGATCTATTGGAGGACAATTTATGG ATACCATGTCAAAACCTAAACCACTTACAAGAACTGTTGAAAATGACATTGATATAATAGATGAGTCTATGGAAGAAGAGTACATTCCGCCAAAACCCAGTTTGATGAATCGCAAGGCAAGCctacaacttaaaataataGCCCATAATAATGATTTGCGAGACAGGAGGAACTCTTTACATGG GTATAGAACTGCTGTAATAGAAAAGGAGAAAAGTCCACCAAGGCCACCATCTATTCTTAAAAAACGACCAATGGCAGCATTACGGAGTGAAAAGAAAGATCAAGTCATGGAAAAGTCACCTATTGAATTTCGTATTATTGTAAGCAATTTGAGGAATACGGTCACAGCTAGTGACATCCAG gaACTATTTGGAGACGTTGGAGGAATGGTAGAATCACGTTTGGTTAGACCGGGTACAGCTGAAGTCATTTACAAGAGTCAAGAGGATGCACAAAGAGCGGTTGATTTGTATCACAATCGGCATCTAGATGGACAACCTATGAACTGCCTTCTTGTATCTCCACGATCATCAACAACACCCAG GACAAGTAGCAAGCCAGCACTTTACAGCACCAACTCTAATGTTGAGCCTGATATATCGACTTTCCACAAAGTACTATTCAGCAATTTATGA
- the LOC115453724 gene encoding MICAL-like protein 1 isoform X2, which translates to MSERKGTKALELWCKRLVRDCPEVQIDNMTTSWRNGIAFCALVHHFRPDLIDMSKLKPENIYENNQLAFNIAEKHLGIPALLDPEDMVENDVPDRLSILTYLSQFYQRLSHTVNTKVTESEPKIQLSSTKTTEQPTPIRFGKTGLDKCTACGLPVYLAQRLIVSHKLYHRRCFRCSKCSGHLNPKSFDFIEGYDFFCDSCKNEKSLSKYLNNNDCEQIGMLAFNDDLHETKDISQEEPNKTKPKSRPQSILEKINMFENIDRDANIDSKITNLTIKDTVNTRCKELMSTSGMPDDTDPKPTSFASDIESENHFKNGPEKVYKSNIDKFNFLQTQLSNDTLEVSKPLEETEITKIKDKEEDYLTDTKTNLQEEQNLINDKSTTIPKEDSNITDDSRLANSHSISTNLNSPSLEQMNQTDQEVKITVPPRRKKQNASERVLVEKPKLITKVNKHEYPDYLNPFSDDDDEAEDTQKISPKKVSTNPFGSSDDEDNDPPPTHPPPKVPAVEASPVKRLIAVNPFWSDGEEPSSDEEDDRSSKIYKSSMTTSTPNLPSSTPRRLKPKAPAPPVITVTETSHLEQPCTSMDDLASMSSLSSFNSTFNSDHKDRSTPILKKKRPAPTPPDSLSTVSGHGGSLEKGIDCSGLRSGNSSLGGRKMKGPAPGLPLPERREVKLQMSPEELQVQLDLLETQQLGLERQGVLIEKMIRDKCDDASSVPQEEVEDLVIQLCELVNEKNDLFRKQTELMYIRRQQRLEQEQADIEHEIRIIQSRPAVNRIDSDKVREEQLVSRLVEIVRMRDELVQQIEAERRRERQEDLAIAASIASKRAQRNSESNSSSMKSVEVPTPKKNKVKDKVKKQLKKAKHTLISKKKDDSIDHKEEKADKEKKK; encoded by the exons atgtctGAACGGAAAGGAACTAAAGCTTTGGAGTTGTGGTGTAAACGTTTAGTGAGGGACTGTCCAGAAGTGCAAATTGATAATATGACAACATCATGGAGAAATGGAATTGCATTTTGTGCTTTAGTTCATCACTTCAGACCAGACCTTAT TGATATGAGTAAATTAAAAccagaaaatatttatgaaaataatcaaCTAGCCTTTAATATTGCGGAAAAACATTTAGGAATTCCTGCTTTATTAGATCCTGAAGATATGGTTGAAAATGATGTACCAGACAGACTTTCAATCCTGACATATTTATCCCAGTTTTACCAGCGCTTAAGCCACACTG TGAACACAAAAGTAACCGAAAGTGagccaaaaatacaattatcttCCACTAAAACAACAGAACAACCT ACACCAATAAGATTTGGAAAGACTGGTTTAGACAAATGCACGGCATGTGGCCTGCCTGTTTACCTGGCACAACGTCTAATTGTATCCCACAAGCTGTACCACAGAAGATGTTTCCGTTGTTCTAAATGCTCTGGTCACTTGAACCCCAAGAGCTTTGATTTTATAGAAGGATATGATTTCTTTTGTGATAGTTGTAAAAATGAAAAGTCTTTATCTAagtatcttaataataatgactGTGAACAAATTGGTATGTTAGCATTCAATGATGATTTACATGAAACTAAAGATATTTCACAAGAAGAGCCAAACAAAACCAAACCAAAATCCCGACCACAATCTATTCTAG aaaaaataaatatgtttgaaaatatagATAGAGATGCAAATATAGACAGTAAAATTACAAATCTCACAATAAAAGACACTGTAAATACTAGATGTAAAGAATTAATGAGCACAAGTGGAATGCCAGATGACACAGATCCTAAACCCACTTCTTTTGCATCAGACATTGAAAGTGAAAATCACTTCAAAAATGGCCCAGAAAAAGtctataaaagtaatatagataaatttaatttcttacaaACACAGTTGTCAAATGATACTTTAGAAGTAAGTAAACCTTTGGAAGAGAcagaaataactaaaataaaagacaaagaGGAAGACTACTTAACTGATACTAAGACAAACTTGCAAGAAGAACAGAATcttataaatgataaatcaaCAACTATACCCAAAGAGGATAGCAACATTACAGATGACAGTAGACTAGCAAATAGCCATAGtatttcgacaaatttgaatagtCCTTCATTAGAACAAATGAATCAAACTGATCAAGAAGTTAAAATAACTGTACCCCCAAGACGAAAAAAGCAGAATGCATCTGAAAGGGTATTAGTTGAAAAACCAAAACTAATAACAAAAGTCAATAAGCATGAATATCCAGACTATTTGAATCCTTTTtcagatgatgatgatgag gcaGAGGACACACAGAAAATTTCTCCAAAGAAAGTGAGTACAAATCCGTTTGGAAGCAGCGACGACGAAGACAACGATCCGCCTCCTACGCATCCTCCACCTAAAGTGCCAGCTGTTGAGGCTTCACCTGT TAAACGACTAATAGCAGTGAATCCCTTCTGGTCTGACGGGGAGGAGCCATCATCTGACGAAGAAGATGACAGAAG CTCGAAGATATATAAATCTTCAATGACAACAAGTACGCCGAATCTGCCGTCGAGTACGCCGCGGCGCCTCAAGCCGAAGGCTCCTGCACCGCCCGTCATTACTGTCACTGAAACCTCTCACTTGGAACAGCCTTGCACCTCCATGGATGACTTGGCCAGTATGTCGTCGCTAAGCTCATTCAACTCTACATTTAATTCAGATCAT AAAGATCGTTCTACTccgatattgaagaaaaaaaggCCCGCGCCGACACCTCCGGATAGTCTGTCAACCGTTTCAGGACATGGAGGATCATTGGAAAAAGGCATTGACTGCTCAGGGCTACGGAGTGGTAACTCCAGCTTGG GAGGTAGAAAGATGAAAGGACCTGCTCCTGGGCTACCATTACCTGAGCGTCGCGAAGTGAAACTCCAGATGTCCCCTGAGGAGCTCCAAGTGCAACTAGATTTACTGGAAACGCAACAACTAGGCCTCGAACGGCAGGGCGTGCTCATCGAGAAGATGATCAGGGATAAGT GTGACGATGCGTCATCGGTACCGCAAGAGGAAGTAGAGGACTTAGTCATACAACTATGCGAATTAGTTAACGAGAAAAACGATTTGTTCCGAAAACAAACTGAATTAATGtatat ACGACGACAACAGAGGTTAGAACAGGAACAAGCGGATATTGAACATGAAATTCGGATAATACAGTCACGACCAGCAGTTAACCGGATTGACTCTGATAAG GTACGAGAAGAACAATTGGTGTCCAGATTGGTGGAGATAGTGCGCATGCGTGACGAGCTCGTGCAACAAATTGAAGCAGAACGACGGCGCGAAAGGCAAGAAGATCTCGCCATCGCCGCCTCTATTGCTAGTAAACGAG CTCAAAGAAACAGTGAGTCAAACAGCTCATCAATGAAATCTGTGGAAGTTCCCACGCCCAAGAAAAATAAAGTCAAAGACAAAGTGAAGAAGCAGTTGAAAAAAGCCAAGCACACATTGATTTCCAAGAAAAAGGACGATTCCATTGACCATAAGGAAGAAAAAGCTgacaaagagaaaaaaaagtaa
- the LOC115453724 gene encoding MICAL-like protein 1 isoform X1: MSERKGTKALELWCKRLVRDCPEVQIDNMTTSWRNGIAFCALVHHFRPDLIDMSKLKPENIYENNQLAFNIAEKHLGIPALLDPEDMVENDVPDRLSILTYLSQFYQRLSHTVNTKVTESEPKIQLSSTKTTEQPTPIRFGKTGLDKCTACGLPVYLAQRLIVSHKLYHRRCFRCSKCSGHLNPKSFDFIEGYDFFCDSCKNEKSLSKYLNNNDCEQIGMLAFNDDLHETKDISQEEPNKTKPKSRPQSILEKINMFENIDRDANIDSKITNLTIKDTVNTRCKELMSTSGMPDDTDPKPTSFASDIESENHFKNGPEKVYKSNIDKFNFLQTQLSNDTLEVSKPLEETEITKIKDKEEDYLTDTKTNLQEEQNLINDKSTTIPKEDSNITDDSRLANSHSISTNLNSPSLEQMNQTDQEVKITVPPRRKKQNASERVLVEKPKLITKVNKHEYPDYLNPFSDDDDEAEDTQKISPKKVSTNPFGSSDDEDNDPPPTHPPPKVPAVEASPVKRLIAVNPFWSDGEEPSSDEEDDRSSKIYKSSMTTSTPNLPSSTPRRLKPKAPAPPVITVTETSHLEQPCTSMDDLASMSSLSSFNSTFNSDHKDRSTPILKKKRPAPTPPDSLSTVSGHGGSLEKGIDCSGLRSGNSSLGGRKMKGPAPGLPLPERREVKLQMSPEELQVQLDLLETQQLGLERQGVLIEKMIRDKCEGDDASSVPQEEVEDLVIQLCELVNEKNDLFRKQTELMYIRRQQRLEQEQADIEHEIRIIQSRPAVNRIDSDKVREEQLVSRLVEIVRMRDELVQQIEAERRRERQEDLAIAASIASKRAQRNSESNSSSMKSVEVPTPKKNKVKDKVKKQLKKAKHTLISKKKDDSIDHKEEKADKEKKK; this comes from the exons atgtctGAACGGAAAGGAACTAAAGCTTTGGAGTTGTGGTGTAAACGTTTAGTGAGGGACTGTCCAGAAGTGCAAATTGATAATATGACAACATCATGGAGAAATGGAATTGCATTTTGTGCTTTAGTTCATCACTTCAGACCAGACCTTAT TGATATGAGTAAATTAAAAccagaaaatatttatgaaaataatcaaCTAGCCTTTAATATTGCGGAAAAACATTTAGGAATTCCTGCTTTATTAGATCCTGAAGATATGGTTGAAAATGATGTACCAGACAGACTTTCAATCCTGACATATTTATCCCAGTTTTACCAGCGCTTAAGCCACACTG TGAACACAAAAGTAACCGAAAGTGagccaaaaatacaattatcttCCACTAAAACAACAGAACAACCT ACACCAATAAGATTTGGAAAGACTGGTTTAGACAAATGCACGGCATGTGGCCTGCCTGTTTACCTGGCACAACGTCTAATTGTATCCCACAAGCTGTACCACAGAAGATGTTTCCGTTGTTCTAAATGCTCTGGTCACTTGAACCCCAAGAGCTTTGATTTTATAGAAGGATATGATTTCTTTTGTGATAGTTGTAAAAATGAAAAGTCTTTATCTAagtatcttaataataatgactGTGAACAAATTGGTATGTTAGCATTCAATGATGATTTACATGAAACTAAAGATATTTCACAAGAAGAGCCAAACAAAACCAAACCAAAATCCCGACCACAATCTATTCTAG aaaaaataaatatgtttgaaaatatagATAGAGATGCAAATATAGACAGTAAAATTACAAATCTCACAATAAAAGACACTGTAAATACTAGATGTAAAGAATTAATGAGCACAAGTGGAATGCCAGATGACACAGATCCTAAACCCACTTCTTTTGCATCAGACATTGAAAGTGAAAATCACTTCAAAAATGGCCCAGAAAAAGtctataaaagtaatatagataaatttaatttcttacaaACACAGTTGTCAAATGATACTTTAGAAGTAAGTAAACCTTTGGAAGAGAcagaaataactaaaataaaagacaaagaGGAAGACTACTTAACTGATACTAAGACAAACTTGCAAGAAGAACAGAATcttataaatgataaatcaaCAACTATACCCAAAGAGGATAGCAACATTACAGATGACAGTAGACTAGCAAATAGCCATAGtatttcgacaaatttgaatagtCCTTCATTAGAACAAATGAATCAAACTGATCAAGAAGTTAAAATAACTGTACCCCCAAGACGAAAAAAGCAGAATGCATCTGAAAGGGTATTAGTTGAAAAACCAAAACTAATAACAAAAGTCAATAAGCATGAATATCCAGACTATTTGAATCCTTTTtcagatgatgatgatgag gcaGAGGACACACAGAAAATTTCTCCAAAGAAAGTGAGTACAAATCCGTTTGGAAGCAGCGACGACGAAGACAACGATCCGCCTCCTACGCATCCTCCACCTAAAGTGCCAGCTGTTGAGGCTTCACCTGT TAAACGACTAATAGCAGTGAATCCCTTCTGGTCTGACGGGGAGGAGCCATCATCTGACGAAGAAGATGACAGAAG CTCGAAGATATATAAATCTTCAATGACAACAAGTACGCCGAATCTGCCGTCGAGTACGCCGCGGCGCCTCAAGCCGAAGGCTCCTGCACCGCCCGTCATTACTGTCACTGAAACCTCTCACTTGGAACAGCCTTGCACCTCCATGGATGACTTGGCCAGTATGTCGTCGCTAAGCTCATTCAACTCTACATTTAATTCAGATCAT AAAGATCGTTCTACTccgatattgaagaaaaaaaggCCCGCGCCGACACCTCCGGATAGTCTGTCAACCGTTTCAGGACATGGAGGATCATTGGAAAAAGGCATTGACTGCTCAGGGCTACGGAGTGGTAACTCCAGCTTGG GAGGTAGAAAGATGAAAGGACCTGCTCCTGGGCTACCATTACCTGAGCGTCGCGAAGTGAAACTCCAGATGTCCCCTGAGGAGCTCCAAGTGCAACTAGATTTACTGGAAACGCAACAACTAGGCCTCGAACGGCAGGGCGTGCTCATCGAGAAGATGATCAGGGATAAGTGTGAGG GTGACGATGCGTCATCGGTACCGCAAGAGGAAGTAGAGGACTTAGTCATACAACTATGCGAATTAGTTAACGAGAAAAACGATTTGTTCCGAAAACAAACTGAATTAATGtatat ACGACGACAACAGAGGTTAGAACAGGAACAAGCGGATATTGAACATGAAATTCGGATAATACAGTCACGACCAGCAGTTAACCGGATTGACTCTGATAAG GTACGAGAAGAACAATTGGTGTCCAGATTGGTGGAGATAGTGCGCATGCGTGACGAGCTCGTGCAACAAATTGAAGCAGAACGACGGCGCGAAAGGCAAGAAGATCTCGCCATCGCCGCCTCTATTGCTAGTAAACGAG CTCAAAGAAACAGTGAGTCAAACAGCTCATCAATGAAATCTGTGGAAGTTCCCACGCCCAAGAAAAATAAAGTCAAAGACAAAGTGAAGAAGCAGTTGAAAAAAGCCAAGCACACATTGATTTCCAAGAAAAAGGACGATTCCATTGACCATAAGGAAGAAAAAGCTgacaaagagaaaaaaaagtaa